In Chloracidobacterium sp., the following proteins share a genomic window:
- a CDS encoding ATP-dependent DNA helicase, with amino-acid sequence MAAKKGAKPAGISHESVFGPDGVISRFHDHYEHRLGQIEMAAAISRAFADKKHLIVEAGTGTGKTLAYLLPAIEEAISRKTRVIISTGTKNLQEQLMEKDIPFLQRVFPGKFTAAYMKGRANYACIYRLSKSDDQPILDGIDEIDHFREVREWARSSPTGDRAELTYLPENLSFWGRVNAKSETCIGQKCPDFEPCYITRMRARAETAEIVIVNHHLFFADLSVRGNQFGKVIPDYGAVIFDEAHLIEDIAADYFGCQVSNYQLDELVRDADSLPIPDAIATSAIMRSCARVVGFAEQFWLNFRQGRGMEGRFALEENAAVEFVEGGETQPSPLGEALHALDDALKRLDSEIDVYSEKIPEAESLVRRVRQARFDLVFIVGQRDGNFVYWLERRGRGIFLQASPVDVSALLHEKLFDKVETCVLTSATLATNSSFNFIRDRLGLAAGKTNTLIAPSSFDYENQAIVYLPKAMPDPRSPEFTPMAATEIVRILGATRGHAFVLCTSNQSMTALYELVRSRIDYPCLLQGSMSKAGLLERFRSTPNAVLFATQSFWQGVDVRGEQLSCVIIDKLPFAVPSDPLVAARSRFIDENGGRSFVDYSVPQAIIALKQGIGRLIRSRTDRGVIAVLDPRLRTKGYGRDFLASLPRMRITGDTNDLESFLIQSTEGAT; translated from the coding sequence GGGACCGGTAAGACGCTCGCCTATCTGCTGCCCGCCATCGAGGAGGCTATCAGCCGCAAGACGCGCGTCATTATCTCAACCGGCACCAAAAATCTTCAGGAACAGCTGATGGAAAAGGACATCCCATTCCTGCAGCGTGTATTCCCAGGAAAATTTACGGCCGCCTACATGAAAGGACGGGCAAATTACGCCTGCATCTATCGCCTCAGCAAATCGGACGATCAACCGATCCTCGACGGCATCGATGAGATCGACCATTTTCGCGAGGTCCGCGAATGGGCCCGGTCGAGCCCGACCGGCGACCGCGCCGAGTTGACATATCTGCCTGAGAACCTATCTTTTTGGGGCCGGGTAAATGCCAAAAGCGAGACATGCATCGGCCAGAAGTGCCCTGATTTCGAACCGTGCTACATCACGCGAATGCGTGCCCGGGCCGAGACGGCTGAGATCGTTATCGTCAATCACCACTTGTTCTTCGCCGACCTGAGCGTGAGAGGCAACCAGTTTGGCAAGGTGATACCTGATTACGGCGCAGTCATCTTTGACGAAGCTCACCTGATCGAGGACATCGCGGCGGACTATTTCGGCTGCCAAGTCTCTAATTACCAGCTCGACGAGCTTGTCCGCGATGCCGACAGCCTTCCGATACCGGACGCGATCGCCACCTCGGCAATAATGCGCTCATGCGCTCGTGTCGTCGGGTTTGCTGAACAATTTTGGTTAAATTTTCGGCAAGGACGCGGCATGGAAGGCCGTTTCGCTCTCGAAGAGAACGCCGCCGTTGAGTTTGTGGAAGGAGGCGAGACGCAGCCGTCACCGCTCGGTGAGGCCCTTCACGCCCTGGATGACGCTCTCAAGCGGCTCGATTCTGAGATCGACGTTTATTCCGAAAAGATCCCCGAGGCTGAGTCGCTCGTTCGCAGGGTCCGGCAGGCACGATTCGATCTGGTATTCATTGTCGGACAGCGCGACGGCAATTTTGTTTACTGGCTCGAACGTCGCGGACGCGGCATCTTCCTACAGGCTTCACCCGTCGATGTCTCTGCCTTGCTCCACGAAAAGCTCTTTGACAAGGTCGAAACGTGCGTTCTGACGTCAGCGACGCTTGCGACAAATTCGAGTTTCAATTTTATCCGTGACCGTCTGGGCCTGGCCGCCGGTAAAACGAACACGCTCATCGCCCCGTCCTCATTCGACTACGAGAATCAGGCGATCGTGTATCTGCCCAAGGCAATGCCCGATCCACGCTCGCCCGAGTTCACGCCGATGGCGGCGACCGAGATCGTGCGGATCCTCGGGGCAACGCGCGGCCATGCCTTTGTCCTGTGCACCAGCAACCAGTCCATGACGGCACTCTACGAATTAGTGAGGTCGAGGATCGATTATCCTTGTTTGCTGCAGGGATCGATGTCAAAGGCGGGCCTGCTTGAGAGGTTTCGATCGACGCCGAATGCGGTGCTCTTTGCGACGCAAAGTTTCTGGCAAGGCGTCGATGTCCGGGGCGAACAGCTCTCGTGCGTGATAATTGACAAGCTTCCCTTCGCCGTTCCCAGTGACCCGCTAGTAGCTGCCCGCAGTCGATTTATCGACGAGAACGGTGGCCGCTCGTTTGTCGATTACAGCGTGCCGCAGGCGATCATCGCGTTAAAACAAGGCATCGGCAGATTGATCAGGAGCCGCACCGACCGAGGCGTGATAGCGGTGCTCGACCCGCGATTGCGGACGAAAGGCTACGGCCGCGATTTCCTGGCGAGCTTGCCGCGAATGCGGATAACAGGAGATACTAATGACCTCGAAAGTTTTTTGATACAAAGCACCGAAGGTGCGACGTAA
- the tnpA gene encoding IS200/IS605 family transposase, translating to MPQSLAHLFIHIVFSTKHRQPLISEKIEPELYAYVAKILYDECHSPAVIIGGDKDHLHILLALSRIWSIAKVIELIKKRSSKWIKTKGKEFAPFQWQTGYGAFSVSKSSVPAVKKYIENQKEHHQKKTFEDEFIGFLEKHGIGYDERYVWD from the coding sequence ATGCCCCAATCACTCGCTCATCTGTTCATACACATCGTGTTTTCCACTAAACACCGCCAACCCTTAATCTCCGAAAAGATCGAACCCGAGCTTTACGCCTATGTCGCCAAGATCCTGTACGATGAATGTCATTCGCCTGCCGTCATTATCGGTGGTGACAAGGATCATCTGCATATTCTGCTTGCGCTATCTCGTATCTGGTCGATCGCTAAGGTCATCGAGTTGATAAAGAAACGCAGTTCGAAATGGATAAAAACTAAGGGTAAGGAATTTGCCCCGTTTCAGTGGCAAACTGGTTATGGGGCCTTTTCGGTGAGCAAATCTAGTGTCCCGGCGGTAAAGAAGTACATCGAAAACCAGAAGGAACATCATCAAAAAAAGACATTTGAAGATGAGTTTATTGGGTTCCTTGAGAAACACGGTATCGGATACGATGAACGGTACGTTTGGGATTGA
- the queD gene encoding 6-carboxytetrahydropterin synthase QueD, giving the protein MSAYYEVMIERNFSSAHQLRGYKGKCENLHGHNYKVEIYARGEELNNIGLLIDFGDLKDAADEIVKYLDHRNINELPPFDEELNPSAENLARYFLEYLNTRVADERVNVYKVRCFETPTSVATYTIMP; this is encoded by the coding sequence ATGTCGGCGTATTACGAAGTAATGATCGAACGCAATTTCTCATCCGCTCATCAATTGCGCGGCTACAAGGGAAAGTGCGAGAACCTGCACGGGCACAACTATAAGGTCGAGATCTATGCCCGCGGTGAGGAGCTGAACAACATCGGCCTGTTGATCGACTTTGGCGACCTAAAAGATGCGGCGGACGAGATCGTCAAATATCTCGACCACCGCAACATCAACGAACTGCCACCTTTTGACGAAGAACTCAATCCCTCGGCCGAAAACCTTGCGCGCTATTTTCTCGAATACCTCAACACACGCGTCGCCGATGAGCGCGTGAACGTATATAAGGTCAGGTGTTTTGAAACGCCGACGAGCGTCGCTACCTACACAATTATGCCTTGA